GATTGTATTTCTGTCTCTGACAGCAGTGCTGGGTATCTCATTTGGCATGGATATGAAAATATATTACAGGGACTTTTCATCTTCCGGGAAGCTTTTATCCATATCCACGGGCATGTGGATTGGTTGAATTCGTGTGGTAATCAGAAAAAAATTTACATGCGGGAGTGGAAACCTTTAAGATTTTCGGTTAAGAACCTGACGGGCATTTTTGTTTTAAGGTCGGGGAGGAAGTATGTGTGCCGAAGAAGAAAAGGCTGGGTGGGTTTCCGTGCATGGAGGGCATTCCGGTGAATTCTGTCATCATGCAACAGACAGCCTGGAAGCTGTTCTTGAAAGATATGCGGAGCTTGGATTTTCCTGGGTTGGAATATCAGAGCATGTGCCGGCACCAAGTCCGGAATTCCGTTATCCGGATCAGGTGGCGGCAGGTTTGACCCCGGAGTTTTTATATGACCGATTTGTTCGGTACATGGCCCGTTGCCGGGAGCTGCAGGCTGCTTTCAGGCCAAGGCTGCAGGTGCTGGTTGCCATGGAGAGCGAGAGCTATTCCGGCTATGAAACATTCATGAAGAATCTGATGTTGAAATTCAAGCCTGATTATATTGTTGGCTCTGTCCATCATGTATCAGATATGGGTTTTGATTATTCCACGGAACAATACAGAGAAACGGCTGATGCTGTAGGTGGTATGGATGCCATGTACTGCAGCTATTTTGACCTGCAGCTTGAAATGATTGAAACGCTCAGGCCTTCTGTGGTGGGGCATTTCGATCTTATACGTATTTTTGATAAAGATTATCGGCTTCGCATGCTCAAGCCTGAAATAGCAAGACGGATTACCAGAAACCTGGAGGCTGTGGCCCGTTACGGTCTTATTCTGGATTTTAATCTCAGGGCTTTATATAAAGGTGGGTTGGAGCCATATGTTTCAGATTCGATTCTGCATCAGGCTGTGGAAATGGGAATTACACTGGTGCCGGGCGATGATTCCCATGGGGTATCTCAGGTGGGTAATTTTATGGAAAAAGGAATTGGTATTTTAAAAAGGGCAGGGGCCAGTACCATCTGGCCCCTGCCCAGGCCTATTGATTTCAGCCTCTTATAGTTTTGTTTGGTTTTGATTAAAAAAGTAGTTGACTTAATCGGCCTGATTCGTTTATCTTGTTTTTCGTTGCTCACGGAGCGGCGGATCGAAAGAAATCGATCTTTGAAAATCAGATAGTGAAAGATAAAGAACATGCCCCTGAGTACCCTATCTTTTTAAGGTGGGGGTAGTACCAGAGATTCAACGGAGAGTTTGATCCTGGCTCAGAATGAACGCTGGCGGCGTGCTTAACACATGCAAGTCGAACGAGAAAGTTCCCTTCGGGGGATAAGTAAAGTGGCGCACGGGTGAGTAACGCGTGGATAATCTACCCTTGAATTCGGAATAACATCGCGAAAGCGTTGCTAATACCGGATGATGTTGTGTTTCCTGCGGGAGATATAGCCAAAGAATGCCTCTTCTTGAAAGCATTTGTTTGAGGATGAGTCCGCGTCCCATTAGCTAGTTGGCGGGGTAACGGCCCACCAAGGCAGTGATGGGTAGCTGGTCTGAGAGGATGATCAGCCACACTGGGACTGACACACGGCCCAGACTCCTACGGGAGGCAGCAGTGAGGAATTTTGCGCAATGGGGGAAACCCTGACGCAGCAACGCCGCGTGAGTGAAGAAGGCCCTTGGGTCGTAAAGCTCTGTCAATGGGGAAGAAGTTGCAGAGTTCTAACAGGGCTTTGTATTGACGGTACCCATGAAGGAAGCACCGGCTAACTCCGTGCCAGCAGCCGCGGTAATACGGAGGGTGCAAGCGTTATTCGGAATTATTGGGCGTAAAGGGCGCGTAGGCGGYCTGTTAAGTCATATGTGAAATTTTGGGGCTCAACCCCAACGCTGCATGTGATACTGGCAGRCTTGAGTATGGCAGAGGAAAGCGGAATTCCTGGTGTAGCGGTGAAATGCGTAGATATCAGGAGGAACACCGGTGGCGAAGGCGGCTTTCTGGACCAATACTGACGCTGATGCGCGAAGGCGTGGGTAGCAAACAGGATTAGATACCCTGGTAGTCCACGCAGTAAACGTTGATCA
This is a stretch of genomic DNA from Desulfobotulus mexicanus. It encodes these proteins:
- a CDS encoding histidinol-phosphatase; translated protein: MCAEEEKAGWVSVHGGHSGEFCHHATDSLEAVLERYAELGFSWVGISEHVPAPSPEFRYPDQVAAGLTPEFLYDRFVRYMARCRELQAAFRPRLQVLVAMESESYSGYETFMKNLMLKFKPDYIVGSVHHVSDMGFDYSTEQYRETADAVGGMDAMYCSYFDLQLEMIETLRPSVVGHFDLIRIFDKDYRLRMLKPEIARRITRNLEAVARYGLILDFNLRALYKGGLEPYVSDSILHQAVEMGITLVPGDDSHGVSQVGNFMEKGIGILKRAGASTIWPLPRPIDFSLL